A window from Elusimicrobiota bacterium encodes these proteins:
- the dut gene encoding dUTP diphosphatase — MSKLEVKVQKLSADVKTPAYAHDGDAGVDLYSTIDHALPPGERVLIPTGLKFAIPHGYEGQVRPKSGLALKHGITVLNTPGTVDAPFRGEVGIVLINLDPRESYEIRKGEKIAQMVFNKVEYAAFTEASELSATTRGEGGYGSTGKH, encoded by the coding sequence ATGAGCAAGCTCGAAGTGAAGGTGCAGAAACTGAGCGCGGACGTGAAGACTCCCGCCTACGCCCACGACGGCGACGCCGGAGTGGACCTCTACTCGACCATCGATCATGCCCTGCCGCCCGGCGAGCGGGTACTCATCCCCACCGGGCTCAAGTTCGCCATCCCGCACGGCTACGAGGGGCAGGTCCGGCCCAAGTCCGGGCTCGCGCTCAAGCACGGCATCACGGTCCTCAACACCCCCGGCACGGTCGACGCGCCTTTCCGGGGAGAGGTCGGCATCGTCCTCATCAACCTCGACCCGCGCGAGTCCTACGAGATCCGCAAGGGCGAGAAGATCGCGCAGATGGTCTTCAACAAGGTGGAGTACGCCGCCTTCACCGAGGCCTCCGAGCTCTCCGCCACCACGAGAGGCGAAGGCGGCTACGGCAGCACCGGGAAACATTAG
- a CDS encoding NADP-dependent glyceraldehyde-3-phosphate dehydrogenase, giving the protein MATTTDTETLKTLAELFPEEGSIPPLWKAPLLEQKEWLVDGELRSWDGPSQAVLSPLCTRTGAGTMQKRIGSYPLLGEAEALEALEAAVRAYGNGRGAWPTMRVSERIRAVGGFLSAMKERRAEVVRLLMWEIGKTRADSEKEFDRTVEYVRDTVDALKDLDRVSSRFVVQGGVIGQIRRAPLGVVLCMGPYNYPLNETFTTLIPALIMGNTVLFKPPKFGVLLHRPLLEAFRDCFPKGVVNVVYGEGARLVGPLMATGKVNVLAFIGSSKVANLIEKQHPKLNRLRRVLGLDAKNAGIVLPDADLDLAVRECLLGALSYNGQRCTALKILFVHRAVADEFLRRFTAALAKLKAGMPWEEGVSLTPLPEAGKTEYLSGLVEDAVEKGARVVNPGGGSSHRTYFHPAVLFPVSPGMRVWKEEQFGPVVPVVPFEDLETPVRYVEDSDFGQQVSVFGTDPERIAALVDPLVNQVCRVNINSQCQRGPDAFPFTGRKDSAEGTLSVTDALRAFAIRTLVAAKDEEINQRLLTDIVRERRSNFLSTDFIF; this is encoded by the coding sequence ATGGCAACGACCACGGACACCGAGACGCTCAAGACGCTCGCCGAGCTCTTCCCCGAGGAGGGCTCCATCCCGCCGCTCTGGAAGGCCCCGCTCCTCGAGCAGAAGGAGTGGCTCGTCGACGGCGAGCTGCGCTCCTGGGACGGACCCTCGCAGGCCGTGCTCTCCCCGCTCTGCACCCGCACCGGCGCCGGGACGATGCAGAAGCGCATCGGCTCCTACCCCCTGCTCGGCGAGGCCGAGGCGCTCGAAGCGCTCGAGGCGGCGGTGCGCGCCTACGGCAACGGCCGGGGCGCCTGGCCGACGATGCGCGTGAGCGAGCGCATCCGCGCGGTGGGCGGTTTCCTATCGGCCATGAAGGAGCGCCGCGCCGAGGTCGTGCGCCTGCTCATGTGGGAGATCGGCAAGACCCGCGCCGATTCCGAGAAGGAGTTCGACCGCACCGTCGAGTACGTGCGCGACACGGTCGACGCCCTCAAGGACCTCGACCGCGTCTCCTCGCGCTTCGTCGTGCAGGGCGGCGTCATCGGGCAGATCCGCCGCGCGCCGCTGGGCGTCGTGCTCTGCATGGGCCCCTACAACTATCCCTTGAACGAGACCTTCACCACCCTCATCCCCGCCCTCATCATGGGGAACACCGTGCTCTTCAAGCCGCCCAAGTTCGGCGTGCTCCTGCACCGCCCGCTTCTCGAGGCCTTCCGCGACTGCTTCCCCAAGGGCGTCGTCAACGTGGTCTACGGCGAGGGCGCGCGCCTCGTCGGCCCGCTGATGGCCACGGGCAAGGTGAACGTCCTGGCCTTCATCGGCTCCTCGAAGGTCGCCAACCTCATCGAGAAGCAGCACCCCAAACTCAACCGCCTGCGCCGCGTGCTCGGGCTCGACGCGAAGAACGCCGGCATCGTCCTGCCCGACGCCGACCTCGACCTCGCCGTGCGCGAGTGCCTGCTGGGAGCGCTCTCCTACAACGGACAGCGCTGCACGGCGCTCAAGATCCTCTTCGTCCACCGCGCGGTCGCCGACGAGTTCCTACGGCGCTTCACCGCGGCGCTGGCCAAGCTCAAGGCCGGCATGCCCTGGGAGGAGGGGGTCTCCCTGACGCCCCTGCCCGAGGCGGGCAAGACCGAGTACCTCTCCGGGCTCGTGGAGGACGCCGTGGAGAAGGGCGCGCGCGTCGTCAACCCGGGCGGGGGGAGCTCTCACCGCACCTACTTCCATCCGGCCGTGCTCTTCCCGGTCTCCCCGGGGATGCGCGTCTGGAAGGAGGAGCAGTTCGGGCCCGTGGTCCCCGTCGTTCCCTTCGAGGACCTCGAGACCCCGGTGCGCTATGTCGAGGACTCCGACTTCGGCCAGCAGGTCAGCGTGTTCGGCACCGACCCCGAGCGCATCGCCGCGCTCGTCGACCCGCTCGTCAACCAGGTCTGCCGCGTGAACATCAACAGCCAGTGCCAGCGCGGTCCCGATGCCTTCCCGTTCACCGGCCGCAAGGACTCGGCCGAAGGGACGCTCTCCGTCACCGACGCCCTGCGCGCCTTCGCCATCCGCACGCTCGTCGCGGCCAAGGACGAGGAGATCAACCAGCGCCTGCTCACCGACATCGTGCGCGAGCGCCGCTCGAACTTCCTCTCGACCGACTTCATCTTCTAG
- a CDS encoding alcohol dehydrogenase catalytic domain-containing protein translates to MKALLCEASGRTRITDVPVPALRAGEALVATEVCGLCGSDLLKLNPSAHSKPGPLGHEVAGRVAALGRGVRGFKVGDRVVVAHHVPCYECHYCRRGSVSMCRDFKRTNLDPGGFAEFVRVSAGHVKHTMLRLPPRVGFAQATLVEPIACAVRNLRRLNPQKGDTVVVIGLGFIGLIMSRLLQLKGARVVGLEIDPARIRTARTLGVPRAFPGWGPTAKAAVAKLSAGRGADSVVFTAGPVALVGECLSWLRDGGTVNVFASFSLADPFARVDMNQVYHRELTLLTGYSAEPRDLREALRLLAAKKIDARPFVRWSYRLDEFDEALRRFRSREILKAVFRLRPQGDSR, encoded by the coding sequence ATGAAAGCCCTGCTCTGCGAGGCCTCCGGCCGCACGCGCATCACCGACGTCCCCGTCCCCGCGCTCCGCGCCGGGGAAGCCCTCGTCGCGACCGAGGTCTGCGGCCTCTGCGGCTCCGACCTCCTCAAGCTCAACCCCAGCGCCCATTCCAAGCCCGGTCCCCTCGGCCACGAGGTCGCCGGCCGCGTCGCCGCCCTCGGTCGCGGCGTCCGGGGCTTCAAGGTCGGCGACCGCGTCGTCGTCGCCCACCACGTCCCCTGCTACGAGTGCCACTACTGCCGCCGCGGCAGCGTCTCCATGTGCCGGGACTTCAAGCGCACGAACCTCGACCCCGGCGGCTTCGCCGAGTTCGTCCGCGTCTCCGCCGGCCACGTGAAGCACACGATGCTGCGCCTCCCCCCGCGCGTGGGCTTCGCCCAGGCGACCTTGGTCGAGCCCATCGCCTGCGCCGTCCGCAACCTGCGCCGGCTGAACCCGCAGAAGGGCGACACCGTCGTCGTCATCGGACTCGGCTTCATCGGGCTCATCATGTCCCGGCTCCTCCAGCTCAAGGGCGCGCGCGTCGTCGGCCTCGAGATCGACCCCGCGCGCATCCGCACCGCCCGCACCCTGGGAGTGCCCCGCGCCTTCCCCGGCTGGGGCCCGACCGCGAAGGCCGCCGTCGCGAAGCTGAGCGCCGGCCGCGGCGCAGACTCCGTGGTGTTCACCGCCGGGCCCGTCGCCCTCGTCGGCGAGTGCCTCTCCTGGCTGCGCGACGGAGGGACGGTCAACGTCTTCGCGAGCTTCTCCCTCGCCGACCCCTTCGCCCGCGTGGACATGAACCAGGTCTACCACCGAGAGCTCACCCTGCTCACCGGCTACTCCGCGGAACCCCGGGACCTGCGCGAGGCCCTGCGCCTGCTCGCGGCGAAGAAGATCGACGCGCGTCCCTTCGTGCGCTGGAGCTACCGCCTCGACGAGTTCGACGAGGCCCTGCGCCGCTTCCGCTCCCGCGAGATCCTCAAGGCCGTCTTCCGCCTGCGGCCGCAGGGCGACTCCCGATGA
- a CDS encoding zinc-binding dehydrogenase — protein MTAPARMQAVIFRGPKSIHLEEVPVPKPGPGEVLLKVGAALTCGTDFKAYRQGHKVLLGDGPAPFGHEFAGTVVAVGLGVTGVRPGQRVVAANSAPCEGCFFCAKGQPQLCEDLKLHNGGYAQYNLVPAHIVRHNLHPLADSVDFKTAALSEPLACALHAVDVMGVRGGENAAILGSGIMSMLLTGALKARGARVLVVGRTPAKLERALEAGADRVASSLKTDPVAAARDFAGGHGPDCVFEAVGSAETWTTAVSMVRIGGRVCLYGGCAQGTKVPIDAHRIHYGQISLHGVFHHTPKHFRQALDLLTERKVDSRRFIASEIRLDEVPSYFAKMHAQSPLKVAVFPGVS, from the coding sequence ATGACCGCCCCCGCGCGCATGCAGGCCGTCATCTTCCGCGGCCCCAAAAGCATCCATCTCGAGGAGGTCCCCGTCCCGAAGCCCGGGCCCGGGGAGGTCCTGCTCAAGGTGGGCGCCGCGCTGACCTGCGGCACCGACTTCAAGGCCTACCGGCAGGGGCACAAGGTCCTGCTCGGCGACGGGCCCGCCCCCTTCGGCCACGAGTTCGCGGGCACCGTCGTCGCCGTCGGGCTCGGCGTGACCGGCGTCCGGCCGGGGCAGCGCGTCGTCGCCGCGAACTCGGCGCCCTGCGAGGGCTGCTTCTTCTGCGCCAAGGGCCAGCCCCAGCTCTGCGAGGACCTCAAGCTCCACAACGGCGGCTACGCGCAGTACAACCTCGTGCCGGCCCACATCGTCCGACACAACCTCCACCCCCTCGCCGACTCGGTCGATTTCAAGACCGCCGCCTTGAGCGAGCCCCTCGCCTGCGCGCTCCACGCCGTCGACGTCATGGGCGTGCGCGGCGGCGAGAACGCCGCCATCCTCGGCTCCGGCATCATGTCCATGCTGCTCACCGGCGCGCTCAAGGCGCGCGGGGCCCGCGTGCTCGTCGTCGGCCGGACCCCCGCGAAGCTCGAGCGGGCGCTCGAGGCCGGCGCCGACCGCGTCGCGAGTTCGCTCAAGACGGACCCCGTCGCCGCCGCCCGCGACTTCGCCGGCGGCCATGGTCCCGACTGCGTCTTCGAAGCGGTCGGCAGCGCCGAGACCTGGACCACCGCGGTCTCGATGGTGAGGATCGGCGGCCGCGTCTGCCTCTACGGCGGCTGCGCGCAGGGCACGAAGGTCCCCATCGACGCCCACCGCATCCACTACGGCCAGATCTCGCTGCACGGCGTCTTCCATCACACGCCGAAGCACTTCCGCCAGGCCCTCGACCTGCTCACGGAGCGCAAGGTGGACTCCCGGCGCTTCATCGCCTCGGAGATCCGCCTCGACGAGGTCCCGTCCTACTTCGCGAAGATGCACGCGCAGTCGCCGCTGAAAGTGGCCGTCTTCCCCGGGGTGAGCTGA
- the nusB gene encoding transcription antitermination factor NusB has translation MGRRRQARELALQALYIADCAHVPADEAFDIVKVGCDLDEKHTLFARSLAVGTALRGTELDERIQKIAANWEIARMACVDRNLLRMASFELLHHPDTPVGVIIDEALEIAKSYSGEDSARFLNGILDKVKDARPKPTAPETPEEEKKRAERRRKA, from the coding sequence ATGGGACGCCGACGCCAAGCCCGCGAACTCGCGCTGCAGGCGCTCTACATCGCCGACTGCGCCCACGTACCGGCCGACGAGGCCTTCGACATCGTCAAGGTCGGCTGCGACCTCGACGAGAAGCACACCCTCTTCGCCCGCTCGCTCGCGGTCGGCACCGCCCTGCGCGGCACGGAGCTCGATGAACGCATCCAGAAGATCGCGGCCAACTGGGAGATCGCCCGCATGGCCTGCGTCGACCGCAACCTCCTGCGCATGGCGTCCTTCGAGCTGCTGCATCATCCCGACACGCCGGTCGGCGTCATCATCGACGAAGCGCTCGAGATCGCGAAGTCCTATTCGGGCGAGGACTCGGCGCGCTTTCTGAACGGCATCCTCGACAAGGTGAAGGACGCCCGCCCCAAGCCGACGGCTCCCGAAACCCCCGAAGAAGAGAAGAAGCGCGCGGAACGCCGTCGCAAAGCCTAA
- a CDS encoding cupin yields the protein MARYIEKPSVVEAAGNKPKIIEEYIGRVNTGTTPISVARMVSPAGWEEPAQEPRFAEYTIVLKGMLKVETKKGTYEVRGGQAVMLGPDEWVRYSSPEKDGAEYVSICLPAFSYETVRRAN from the coding sequence ATGGCTCGATACATCGAGAAGCCGTCGGTCGTCGAGGCGGCGGGGAACAAGCCGAAGATCATCGAGGAGTACATCGGCCGGGTCAACACCGGGACGACCCCCATCAGCGTGGCGCGCATGGTCAGCCCCGCGGGCTGGGAGGAGCCGGCGCAGGAGCCGCGCTTCGCCGAGTACACCATCGTCCTGAAGGGCATGCTCAAGGTCGAGACGAAGAAAGGCACCTATGAAGTCCGGGGCGGGCAGGCCGTCATGCTCGGGCCCGACGAGTGGGTCCGCTATTCGAGTCCGGAAAAGGACGGCGCCGAATACGTCTCCATCTGCCTTCCTGCTTTTTCCTACGAAACGGTCCGCCGCGCAAACTGA
- a CDS encoding DUF3332 family protein, whose protein sequence is MLKSLRVLLTLALVVSVTAGCYGPFNLTKKLHKWNGEVSQNKWAVEGTFLGLAILPAYFVATIGDAIIFNSVEFWTGKNPITASTKSIQQGDQQVVLKYDRDNGRLRVDNFIAGRPTGTLVFEKGANGMVARDGQGNVLMNARTEGEYIILSDASGKELSRHNQKEIEAKL, encoded by the coding sequence ATGTTGAAGAGTCTCCGCGTGCTGTTGACGCTGGCCCTGGTCGTCTCGGTGACCGCGGGCTGCTACGGACCGTTCAACCTGACGAAGAAGCTGCACAAGTGGAACGGCGAAGTGAGCCAGAACAAGTGGGCGGTCGAAGGGACCTTCCTCGGCCTGGCGATCCTCCCGGCCTACTTCGTCGCCACCATCGGCGACGCGATCATCTTCAACTCCGTCGAGTTCTGGACGGGGAAGAATCCGATCACCGCATCGACGAAGTCGATCCAGCAGGGCGATCAGCAGGTCGTGCTCAAGTACGACCGCGACAACGGCCGCCTGCGCGTGGACAACTTCATCGCTGGACGCCCGACCGGGACCCTCGTCTTCGAGAAGGGGGCGAACGGGATGGTGGCGCGCGACGGGCAGGGCAATGTGCTCATGAACGCCCGCACCGAAGGGGAATACATCATCCTCTCCGACGCGAGCGGAAAGGAGCTCTCCCGCCACAATCAAAAAGAGATCGAGGCGAAGCTCTAA
- the ligA gene encoding NAD-dependent DNA ligase LigA — MKDASREIEALRQEIRGHERRYYVLEDPSVSDEEFDRLLERLRALEAAHPEFASPDSPTRRVGGGLSAQFKPIRHAVPMLSLDNSYNEADIRAFDERVRKGLGRPPSGYALEAKIDGLSCALVYEDGRLICAATRGDGETGEDVTANVRTIRAIPLTLALKTPPKLLEVRGEVYLAKKDFERINERLKKDDQEPFVNPRNCASGSLRQKDPAVTAARRLRFFAHSFGRVEGFEPPASHTAWLDFCAEAGFPVPSVRRRCADIDEVVAFYHDFKEKQFDLPYEVDGLVAKVDLRAEQAVLGMTARSPRWAVAFKYPGRQATTTIEGVTYSVGRTGVVTPVADLRPVFLAGVTISSATLHNFEEVERLDARIGDTVTIERAGEVIPKVVKVVAERRTGREKPIRPPRECPVCGGTVVREEEFVAWRCISPSCPAQLKRALLHFASRDGLDVQGLGEQVVEQLTAKGLVKDFAGLFALKKDELLTLELFKDKRAENLLSELEKAKAKPLSRLLFALGIRQVGEKTARDLAAHFKTLAALRKAGVEELTAVPEIGPIIADSVAGFFRQEGIGALLERLEKAGLNMTEPETAPRADAPLAGKTFVFTGELEAMPRADAEEKVRALGAKTSSSVSKKTSYVVVGREPGSKAKKAETLGVTVLDEAAFLKLIA; from the coding sequence ATGAAGGACGCGAGCAGGGAGATCGAGGCTCTCCGTCAGGAGATCCGCGGACACGAGCGCCGCTACTACGTGCTCGAGGACCCCTCGGTCTCCGACGAGGAGTTCGACCGCCTCCTCGAACGCCTGCGCGCCCTCGAGGCCGCGCACCCCGAGTTCGCGAGCCCCGACTCCCCCACCCGACGCGTGGGCGGCGGGCTCTCGGCGCAGTTCAAGCCCATCCGCCACGCCGTCCCCATGCTCTCGCTCGACAACTCCTACAACGAGGCCGACATCCGCGCCTTCGACGAACGCGTGCGAAAGGGCCTCGGCCGCCCCCCCTCCGGCTACGCGCTCGAAGCCAAGATCGACGGGCTCTCCTGCGCGCTGGTCTATGAGGACGGCCGGCTCATCTGCGCGGCGACCCGCGGCGACGGAGAGACCGGCGAGGACGTCACCGCCAACGTCCGCACCATCCGCGCCATCCCGCTGACGCTCGCGCTGAAGACGCCTCCGAAGCTCCTCGAGGTGCGCGGCGAGGTCTACCTCGCGAAAAAGGACTTCGAACGCATCAACGAGCGGCTCAAGAAGGACGACCAGGAGCCCTTCGTGAACCCGCGCAACTGCGCCTCGGGCTCCCTGCGCCAGAAGGACCCCGCGGTCACCGCCGCGCGCCGCCTGCGCTTCTTCGCCCACTCCTTCGGCCGCGTGGAGGGCTTCGAGCCCCCCGCCTCCCACACCGCCTGGCTCGACTTCTGCGCCGAGGCCGGCTTCCCGGTCCCCTCCGTGCGCCGGCGCTGCGCGGACATCGACGAGGTCGTGGCCTTCTACCACGATTTCAAGGAGAAGCAGTTCGACCTCCCCTACGAGGTCGACGGCCTCGTCGCCAAGGTGGACCTGCGCGCCGAGCAGGCCGTGCTCGGCATGACCGCCCGCAGCCCCCGCTGGGCCGTCGCCTTCAAGTATCCCGGCCGCCAGGCCACGACGACCATCGAGGGCGTCACCTACTCGGTGGGCCGCACCGGCGTCGTCACCCCGGTGGCCGACCTGCGCCCGGTCTTCCTCGCCGGGGTCACCATCTCCTCGGCGACCCTCCACAACTTCGAGGAGGTCGAGCGCCTCGACGCGCGCATCGGCGACACGGTCACCATCGAGCGCGCCGGAGAGGTCATCCCCAAGGTCGTGAAGGTCGTCGCCGAGCGCCGCACCGGCCGCGAGAAGCCCATCCGCCCGCCGCGGGAGTGTCCCGTCTGCGGCGGCACCGTGGTCCGGGAGGAGGAGTTCGTCGCCTGGCGCTGCATCAGTCCCTCCTGCCCCGCGCAGCTCAAGCGCGCGCTGCTCCACTTCGCCTCCCGCGACGGCCTCGACGTGCAGGGCCTGGGCGAGCAGGTCGTCGAGCAGCTCACGGCCAAGGGTCTCGTGAAGGACTTCGCCGGGCTCTTCGCCCTCAAGAAGGACGAGCTCCTCACCCTCGAGCTCTTCAAGGACAAGCGCGCCGAGAACCTCCTCTCCGAGCTCGAGAAGGCGAAGGCGAAGCCGCTCTCGCGCCTGCTCTTCGCGCTCGGCATCCGCCAGGTGGGCGAGAAGACCGCCCGCGATCTGGCCGCCCACTTCAAGACCCTCGCCGCCCTGCGGAAGGCCGGCGTCGAAGAGCTCACCGCCGTCCCCGAGATCGGCCCCATCATCGCCGACAGCGTGGCCGGCTTCTTCCGCCAGGAGGGCATCGGGGCGCTCCTCGAGCGCCTCGAAAAGGCCGGGCTGAACATGACGGAGCCGGAGACGGCCCCGCGCGCCGACGCCCCGCTCGCCGGCAAGACCTTCGTCTTCACCGGGGAGCTCGAGGCCATGCCCCGCGCCGACGCCGAGGAGAAGGTCCGCGCCCTCGGCGCGAAGACCTCCTCCTCGGTTTCGAAGAAGACCTCCTACGTCGTCGTCGGCCGCGAGCCGGGCTCGAAGGCGAAGAAGGCGGAGACGCTCGGCGTAACGGTGTTGGACGAGGCGGCTTTCTTGAAGCTCATCGCATGA
- the purH gene encoding bifunctional phosphoribosylaminoimidazolecarboxamide formyltransferase/IMP cyclohydrolase has protein sequence MKTALLSVSDQTGIVELALGLCELGYRIVSSGGTASALKQAEIIVTEVPALTGAPELLGGRVRLLHPKLFAGILADVKDAKHVRDLDQNDIPAFDLVAVNLYPLSEVLKSNLPQEDALDFLDVAGSALLRAAARNFPRVVTLCDPKDYPGVLETLREGEVSRERRRALAAKAFYAVSYYDSTIAQFLSTGAELLGEEMVVALKKAADFPYGENPHQRGALYTLSGARPWGLTAATLVHGRAPNFNHYLGMDLACDIVGEFQDRAACAIVRHSNPAGVAAADHPGEAARLAYRADPAGCTGGVAAFNRPVDEDAAKALASEHLECIVAPDFSRQALELLRPKKDLRLVSLPSLLLFPEEIDFKSVAGGLLVQDKDLLTSPAERRPATRRRPNDLEAAALDLAWKVAKHTLTHAAVIARGPVTLGIAGGQTARRDAVKLALAKSSERHPIVAPELPMVLASDGPLGPAHVKEAAAAGISALIQPGGSPEDRDTVALCDEHGLAMLFTGVRHYRH, from the coding sequence GTGAAGACGGCACTCCTTAGCGTCTCGGATCAGACCGGGATTGTGGAGTTGGCCCTCGGCCTCTGCGAGCTGGGCTACCGCATCGTGAGCTCCGGCGGCACCGCCTCCGCGCTCAAGCAGGCCGAGATCATCGTCACCGAGGTCCCCGCGCTCACCGGCGCCCCCGAGCTCCTCGGCGGCCGCGTGCGCCTGCTCCACCCCAAGCTCTTCGCCGGGATCCTGGCCGACGTGAAGGACGCGAAGCACGTCCGCGACCTCGACCAGAACGACATCCCCGCCTTCGACCTCGTCGCGGTGAACCTCTATCCTCTCTCCGAGGTCCTCAAGAGCAACCTCCCGCAGGAGGACGCCCTCGACTTCCTCGACGTGGCCGGCTCCGCGCTCCTGCGCGCGGCCGCCCGCAACTTCCCGCGCGTCGTGACGCTCTGCGACCCGAAGGATTATCCCGGAGTCCTCGAGACCCTGCGCGAGGGCGAGGTGAGCCGCGAGCGGCGCCGCGCGCTGGCCGCCAAGGCCTTCTACGCCGTCTCCTACTACGACTCGACCATCGCGCAGTTCCTGAGCACCGGGGCCGAGCTCCTCGGCGAGGAGATGGTCGTCGCCTTGAAGAAGGCCGCGGACTTCCCTTACGGGGAGAACCCGCACCAGCGCGGCGCCCTCTACACGCTGAGCGGAGCGCGGCCCTGGGGGCTCACCGCCGCGACGCTCGTGCACGGCCGCGCGCCCAACTTCAACCACTACCTCGGCATGGACCTCGCCTGCGACATCGTCGGAGAGTTCCAGGACCGCGCCGCCTGCGCCATCGTGCGCCACTCGAACCCCGCCGGGGTGGCGGCGGCCGACCATCCCGGGGAGGCCGCCCGCCTCGCCTACCGCGCGGACCCGGCCGGCTGCACCGGCGGCGTGGCCGCCTTCAACCGCCCCGTCGACGAGGACGCGGCGAAGGCGCTCGCCTCCGAGCACCTGGAGTGCATCGTCGCTCCCGACTTCAGCCGCCAGGCCCTCGAGCTCCTGCGCCCCAAGAAGGACCTGCGCCTGGTCTCGCTCCCCTCGCTGCTCCTCTTCCCCGAGGAGATCGACTTCAAGTCCGTCGCCGGCGGCCTGCTGGTGCAGGACAAGGACCTCCTCACGAGCCCGGCCGAGCGGCGCCCGGCGACCCGCCGGCGGCCCAACGACCTCGAGGCGGCCGCGCTCGACCTCGCCTGGAAGGTCGCCAAGCACACCCTCACCCATGCGGCGGTCATCGCGCGCGGGCCGGTCACGCTCGGCATCGCCGGCGGACAGACCGCGCGCCGCGACGCGGTGAAGCTCGCGCTGGCCAAGAGCTCCGAGCGCCACCCCATCGTCGCCCCGGAGCTGCCGATGGTCCTGGCCTCCGACGGGCCCCTGGGGCCCGCCCATGTGAAGGAAGCGGCCGCCGCCGGCATCAGCGCCCTCATCCAGCCCGGCGGCTCACCCGAGGACCGCGACACCGTCGCCCTCTGCGACGAGCACGGCCTGGCGATGCTCTTCACGGGCGTGCGCCACTACCGCCACTGA
- a CDS encoding GNAT family N-acetyltransferase encodes MKNEKPSFEIRLCRGDAERRACAEIMATTDPWLTLGRDLAFCYAALEGSGKELYVAVDDGKVLGLIALNMKGSLVGYIQSVAVRADARGRGVGRALVAYAEERVFSEVPNVFLLVSSFNAGARKLYEELGYSFVGELKDFVVAGHSENLMRKTLGPLRGYKPSPRPPS; translated from the coding sequence ATGAAGAATGAGAAGCCCTCTTTTGAGATCCGCCTCTGCCGCGGCGACGCGGAGCGACGCGCCTGCGCCGAGATCATGGCGACGACGGACCCCTGGCTCACCCTCGGCCGCGACCTCGCCTTCTGCTATGCGGCCCTGGAAGGTTCCGGGAAAGAGCTCTATGTCGCCGTCGACGACGGGAAGGTCCTCGGGCTCATCGCCCTGAACATGAAGGGCTCGCTGGTCGGCTACATCCAGAGCGTCGCCGTGCGCGCCGACGCGCGCGGCCGGGGCGTGGGCCGCGCCCTCGTCGCCTACGCCGAGGAACGGGTCTTCTCCGAGGTCCCGAACGTCTTCCTGCTCGTCTCCTCCTTCAACGCGGGGGCCCGGAAGCTCTACGAGGAACTCGGCTACTCCTTCGTGGGCGAGCTCAAGGATTTCGTCGTCGCCGGCCACTCCGAGAACCTCATGCGCAAGACCCTCGGCCCCCTGCGCGGCTACAAGCCCTCCCCCCGGCCTCCGTCGTAA